The Acinetobacter wuhouensis genome includes the window TTCTTCATAGACCACGTTGTTGGTTGCACCTGCTGTGGACTCCAATGCTTCAATCAGTGGAACACCTGCTGCAAATGTTGTTGCTAAAGTACGGCTATAGCGTGCAATAATGGCTTTATAGACCAAATCACCAAAAATAGGTGCTTTGAGTGCCGCTTTGTCTAAGAAGTCACGGAATTTTTTACTGCGTTTTTTTGCTTCAAGGAAAGCCGTAATCACAACAGCAATAAAGATAATTAGAATAAACCAATAACTTTGCATCCATTTCGACATATTTACGACCATTTGGGTGAAAGCAGGAAGATCAGCACCAAATGAGCTAAATAAGTCTTGGAATACAGGAACAACTTTGACCATCAAAATAATGGTAACAATGATCGCAACACAAATAACTGCGATGGGATACTTCATCGCTTTTTTAATTTTTTGTTTAAGTAATTCAGATTTTTCTTTATAGATTGCAACACGGTCCAACATGGTTTCAAGCGCACCAGACTGTTCTCCTGATTCAACCAATGAACAAAATAGGTTATCAAAATACTGAGGGTATTTTCTTAAAGCCCCTGCAAAAGTGTTACCGCCTTCGACTTCACCTTTGATTCCCAAAACTACTTCACGCATCGATGGATTTTCTAAACCTTCAGCAACGATTTCAAAACTTTGAACCAAAGGTACGCCAGCTTTCATCATGGTGGCTAATTGACGTGTGAAAATCGTGATATCTAAGGTTGAAACTTTTTTCTTCATTAAACCTTCGAGAATATTTTTCTTTTTTTCTCGAATGGTTTTGATGGTGATGCCTTGCTTTCTTAAAGTCACTTTAGCCAGTGCCATATTACGTGCAGGCAGTTCACCTTTGATTTTGACCCCTTTACGATCAACCCCGTCATATGCAAATGTTGGCATCATTTGAGCTTTTTTAGCTGCCATAACAATTTCCTTAAATATTGATTATATTTATTCGCTGGTTACGCGGTTAATTTCTTGTAAAGAAGTTAAACCATTCATGACCTTAATCAGTCCTGAACGTCTTAGATTATTAAACCCCAATTTCTCAGATGCTGCTGCGATTTGAAGCGCATTACCATCTTCCATAATAATCTTTGAAATTTCAGGTGTTACTTTCATCACTTCATATACACCAACACGCCCCTTATAGCCTTCACGACATTCACTACAGCCAATCGGTTGATATATTTGTAAGTCTGGGTTGCTTAAATCTTGTTCTGTAAAACCCATTTCTAACAGACTTTGCTTTGGAATTTCAACGGGCGCTTTACAGTGACTACATAGGCGACGCGCCAATCGTTGAGCAATCACGAGATTCACTGATGTTGCGATGTTAAAAGAAGGCACCCCCATGTTTCTTAAACGGGTCAATGTTTCAGGAGCACTATTGGTATGTAGAGTAGACATCACCATATGACCGGTCTGTGCTGCCTTAATCGCAATTTCAGCAGTTTCAAGGTCTCGAATCTCCCCGACCATGATGATATCTGGATCTTGACGCAGGAATGATTTGAGCGCTGCGGAGAAGCTTAAACCCACTTTAGGATTGACGTTAACTTGGTTAATCCCTTCCAAGTTGATTTCGACAGGGTCTTCGGCTGTAGAAATATTCGAGCTTTCGGTGTTTAAAATATTCAAGCCTGTATATAAAGAAACCGTTTTACCTGAACCCGTTGGACCTGTGATAAGTAACATGCCTTGAGGTTTTTCGAGCGCTTCCATAAATAAGGCTTTTTGATGTTCTTCATAGCCTAAGGCATCAATCCCGAGCATGGCGCTGGATGGATCAAGAATACGCAGTACCAGTTTTTCACCAAAGAGGGTTGGGAGTGAGTTCACACGAAAATCAATGGCTTTGGTTTTAGATAGTTTTAATTTAATACGACCATCTTGAGGAACACGTTTTTCAGAAATATCCATTTTGGACATCACTTTTAGACGTGAAGCTAAACGATTTGCCAATTGTAGTGGTGGGTTGGTAATAGATCTTAAAACACCATCGACACGGTAACGCACACGATAAGATTTTTCATAGGGTTCAAAATGCAAATCGGATGCGCCCATTCGAATTGCATCGACCAATAACTTATTAACATATTTAACAATCGGCGCTTCATCTTCTGGGGTGTCATTATCGACGTCCGTTGATTCTTGATCATCTGTGGCAATAATATCGACATCAAAGTCTTCTTCGCCAAAACTAAAACTTTCTTCTACTGTAAAATGCTTTTCTAAAGCTTTTTCTAATTTGTCATATTCAACAATGATCGGTTCAATGTTGAGCCCACAATTAAAACGAATGGCGTCAAGCGCTTCAACATTGGTTGGATCTGAGGTCGCAACATATAAAATATTGCCACGCTGTACCAAAGGAATCACTTTATGTTTGAAACATAAATTATTATCAGCCACTTCTTTGGGTAACATTTCAGGGTTAAAGCTATCTAGATCAAAAATTGGTTCGCCAAATTCAGATGAGATCATTTCAGCAATGAGAATCGCTTTAATATCTAATTTTTCGACTAAATAGGCAACTGTGCTCATTTTATTCTTTTTAGCACTGTCAATCGCATCTTTCATTTGTTGGGCTGATAAAAAGCCTTCATCCACTAAGCGACGAATATATCCCGAAAACTTAGGTGAACCATTCTGTATAGACATCCCCAAAACACCTTAAATTTCATTTTATAATTTGAATACGAAAATTATACGATGATCCTTGAAAATAGCTAGGTTCAAACGCATTCTTCTAAACAGATATTTGAGCAATAATTTGAGCTAAGTAGAGTTTTGGTCATTATCTATGAAATGATTTTACTTTCTAATTTGCCTATTCTTTATATTGCTAGAACTTAACTTTAAATGAGATGACGCAATTGATAAAGAAAAAATGATTTAAAAATTAAAATTCCGTGTAGAATGTGCTCATTTTTGATAAAAGGTTAGATGTATGTCGGATTCGACTATTACTCCTTGGGTTGTCGGCAATTGGAAAATGAACCCAATGCAAGCGAATTCGCAACAGCTCATTCAAGATTTAAAACAGTATTTAAAACAAACACCGATTACAGAACAACAATGTCATATTGGTGTTGCACCGATTTCTATTGCTTTATTGTCCGTTCAACAGTCATTGGTTGATGCACAGTCACCTGTTAAAGTTGTCGCTCAAGACCTTTCTCGTATGGCAGGTACAGGCGCATTTACAGGTGAAGTCAGCGCGGAGCTACTTAAAGACAGTCAAATTGATTATGTGTTAATTGGTCATTCTGAGCGCCGTGAAATTTTTGGTGATGGTGTTGAACACGTGAAAGCCAAAGTTCTAAATGCACTGAATGCTGGTTTAACCGTCATTTACTGTGTTGGTGAAAGTTTAGAACAACGTGAAGCAGGGCAAGCAGAGCAAGTTGTGCTACAACAAATTTGTGACCTAGCGACAGTTGTAAAAGCAGATCAGTGGCACAATATTGTAGTTGCTTATGAACCAATTTGGGCAATCGGCACAGGTAAGACAGCTTCTCCTGAAGATGCACAAGCGATGCATGCCCAAATTCGTCAAGGTTTGGCTCAAATTGCAGCTGAAGGGAAGAATATTGCCATTTTGTATGGTGGTAGTGTTAAACCTGAAAATGCAGTAGAGTTGGCAGCTTGTCCAGATATTAATGGTGCACTGGTTGGTGGTGCATCACTCAATGCAGCGTCATTTTTTGAAATTGCTCGCGCATTTGCGAAAATAAAAGAATAGGAGTTCAGCATGCATACTTTTGTGCTGGTAGTACATATCATATTGGCTGTTCTGATGATTGGACTGATTTTAGTTCAACATGGTAAAGGTGCAGATGCTGGCGCTTCATTTGGTGGCGGTGGTGCAGCAACTGTATTTGGTGCATCAGGTTCAGCGAGTTTTTTAACACGTTTAACTGCGATTCTGACAGCATTGTTTTTTGTCACCAGTATCACGCTTGCTGTGTTTGCGAAAAAGCAAACTTCCGATGCTTATGGATTGAAAACAGTACAATCTAGTTCGCAAACAACAGCTCCTGCACAAACAAATACGGGTGAAACTTCGCCAACCGCACCGAAATAACTCTTTTTTTAAAATTAAACCTTTCAATTTGGTGTGTAAGCTACTAGAATGCGTCACAGCTGCGGTGGTGGTGGAATTGGTAGACACGCTACCTTGAGGTGGTAGTGCTTTCGGGCGTGGGGGTTCAAGTCCCCCCTTCCGCACCAACAAAGAATCCAGAAATTTTTGTTGGTGTTTGCAGTGAATACGTTGTTGCGGGATGGAGCAGTCTGGTAGCTCGTCGGGCTCATAACCCGAAGGTCGTTGGTTCAAATCCAGCTCCCGCTACCATTTATTTGGTAAAGTAGTTGATGTGTTTTTGTTGATTTGGCCCGTCGGGCTCAACTCTTCATAAAATCACGAAGGTTGTTGGTTTATTCAGCTCCCGCTACCAATTTAATTAAGATGCAACTTAATTAAAAATAAGATTGAAAAATTTTATTCGTATATTTGCAGTTTGTTGCGGGATGGAGCAGTCTGGTAGCTCGTCGGGCTCATAACCCGAAGGTCGTTGGTTCAAATCCAGCTCCCGCTACCATTTATTTGGTCATGTAGTTGATGTGTTTTTGTTGATTTGGCTTGTCGGGCTCAACTCTTTATAAAATCACGAAGGTTATTGATTTAATCCAACTCTTGTACCATCTTAGTTAAGATGCAACTTAGCTAAGCTTAGAAATGAAACATATTGATTGAAATTTGAATCATTTTTGAGTATAATATTGCAACGCTGATGCGGGATGGAGCAGTCTGGTAGCTCGTCGGGCTCATAACCCGAAGGTCGTTGGTTCAAATCCAGCTCCCGCTACCAAGTTTCTAAAAGGGCTCACAGATAGGTGGGTCTTTTTGTATAGTGAGCTACGGTTTACTGTACGATAATAGGGGCGATTACGCCCTTTTTTATTGGCTATCGTGTGGTGTGTACATCAATTGGTCAAAAAGACATGCTTCACTATAGTAAAGTTTGGTTAGTCCAAAAAATTGGTTAGTCCGATGAGCGATTGAATCGCACAAATTGACGAGAGTAAATGAAGCTATCAAATAAAACTCAGGCACTTCAAGATCTAATCACTCCTGCAGTGCAAGCTTGTGATGTTGACCTTTGGGGAATTGAATTTATCCCTCAAGGTAAACGTTCTTTATTGCGTATTTATATCGATAAAGAAGTTTCTGAAAATGCTGAACCTGTTCTAAATGAAGAGGGTGAAGTAGAGTTAGGCCGTGGTATCGGTGTACAAGATTGTGTACGTGTAACACAGCAAGTGGGTGCGATTTTGGATGTTCATGATCCAATTTCAGGTGAATATGCCTTAGAAGTATCATCACCAGGTTGGGATCGTCCATTTTTCCAATTGGCACAGCTACAAGCTTATATTGGTCAACAAGTTGCTTTGCGTTTAATCGCAGCGGTGGAAAATCGTCGTAAGTTTCAAGCGAAATTGGTTGCTGTTGATTTAGAAAATGAATTCATTCAAGTGGAAGTTGAAAAACAACAGGTACTTGAAATTGATGCAAACAATATTGATAAAGCGAATCTGATCTATCAAGATTAATCCAGAAATAGAAATCTGAACAAATAGGTGACCTATGGCACGCGAGATTCTCACCGTCGTTGAAACGGTTAGTAATGAGAAAGGTGTAAGTCGCGAAGCAATTTTTGAAGCGCTTGAACAAGCTTTAGTTGCAGCGACTAAAAAGAAATTCTACGAAGGAACGAATTCGGAAGAAGCGCGTCTACGTGTGGAGATTGATCGTAAAACTGGTGACTATAGTACTTTCCGTCAATGGGAAGTGGTTGCTGATGAAGATCATGAAATGCCTGCATGTCAAGATGCTATTTCTGATGTTGATCCTGCGCAGTGGTCAATTGGTGATATTCGTGAATTGGAAGTGCCATCAATCGATTTCGGTCGTATTGCTGCTCAAATCGCGAAACAAGTGATTGTGCAAAAAATTCGTGAAGCTGAACGTGCGTTGGTTGCAGATGCTTATGAATCTAAAGTGGGTGAGCTGATCTACGGTGAAGTGAAAAAACAAACCAAAGATGGCTTTATCATCGACTTAGGTGACAATGCAGAAGCATATTTAGCGCGTGAAGAAATGATTCCTAAGGAAATTCTTCGCCCTAAACAACGTATGAACGCAATTCTTTTCAATGTGAACCGTGAAGGTCGTGGCGCGCAATTATTATTGTCTCGTGCTAAACCTGAAATGTTAATCGCATTGATGAAAAAAGAAATTCCAGAAATTTCTGAAGAAATCATTGAAATTAAAGCAGCAGCACGTCAACCAGGCGTTCGTGCAAAAATTGCTGTGAAAACCAATGACCATCGTATTGACCCAGTAGGTGCTTGTATTGGTATGCGTGGTACACGTATCCAAGCAGTACAATCTGAGTTGAATGGTGAACGTATTGATGTGGTTGTATGGTCTGATGATCCTGCTCAATATATCGCTAGTGCTTTAGAGCCAGCGGATGTATCGGGTATTGTGATCGATGAAGAAGAGCGTACTGCAGACATTATTTTTGCGACCAGTGATCAACTCGCGCGTGCGATTGGTTCTCAAGGACAAAACGTTCGTTTAGCTTCAGAGTTAACTGGCTATAAACTCAATATGATGCTTGAAGATGAGTATCGTGCTCGTCAACAAAATGAAGCTCAACAATATTTAGACATGTTTGTAACACGTCTTGATATTGAAGAAGATCTTGCAATGGCTTTAGTAGAAATGGGCTTTACTTCACTTGAAGAGATTGCTTATGTGCCTGCAGAAACTTTCGATGAAATCGAATTGGATGCGGATACAGTTGAATTGCTACAAAGTCGTGCAAAAGAAGCCGCTTTGGCAGATGCATTGAAACAACAAGAAGATATTCAGGATCCAAGTCCAGAGCTTCTTGAGATGGAAGGTATGACTTCTGAAATTGCGCATGCTTTAGCTGCTCGTGGTGTTGTAACAATCGATGACTTGGCTGACCAAGCAACTGACGATATTTCAGATATCGATGGTTTAGGTGCTGAAAAAGCAGGTCAATTGATTATGAAAGCACGTGAATCATGGTTTAACTAGGAGTGCATAAATGACGGATAAGTCAACGCAAGATGCAGGACAATCAGGACAAATTACGTTAAAGCGTAAAACGACCAGCACTGCAAAAGTTGCTAGTACTTCAGGTAAATCTAAAACGATTAATGTTGAAGTGCGTAAGAAACATACTTTTACCAAGCCGGATCCTGAACAAATTAAAGCTGAAGCTTTAGCGAAGGCTCAGGCTGATGCACAGGAAAAAGTGGCTCCAAAAGCACAGGAAGAAACTGCTGTTCAAGAAGTTGAAAAAACTGAGAGTTCAGCAAAAGCGAATTTGGAAAAAATGCGCGCTGCTGCAAAACAGCAAACCGCTGCAAAAGAAACACCGAAAGCTGCGGTCGTGGTTAAACGTAAATCTACGAACAAACCAATTACTAAAGCAACAGTGAAAACAATTGAAACGCCTGAGCAAAAACGTGCACGTGAAGCTCAAGCAGCGCAATTGAAAGCGACGGAAGAAGCAGCACGTAAAAAGTCAGCAGAAGAAGCACAACAACGTACACTTGAGCAAATGCGTCAAATGGCGTCGAAGTATTCAGCTGATGATAATGCACCAACAATTCGTGTTGTGGATGATTCTCCTTTGGCTGCTGGTCTTGTAGGTCAGGCTTATGAAGACTCATTTGCGAAAGAAGACCGTGAGATTAAGCGTGGTACAAACACGAATAATCCACGTGGTCAA containing:
- the rimP gene encoding ribosome maturation factor RimP; its protein translation is MKLSNKTQALQDLITPAVQACDVDLWGIEFIPQGKRSLLRIYIDKEVSENAEPVLNEEGEVELGRGIGVQDCVRVTQQVGAILDVHDPISGEYALEVSSPGWDRPFFQLAQLQAYIGQQVALRLIAAVENRRKFQAKLVAVDLENEFIQVEVEKQQVLEIDANNIDKANLIYQD
- the nusA gene encoding transcription termination factor NusA; this translates as MAREILTVVETVSNEKGVSREAIFEALEQALVAATKKKFYEGTNSEEARLRVEIDRKTGDYSTFRQWEVVADEDHEMPACQDAISDVDPAQWSIGDIRELEVPSIDFGRIAAQIAKQVIVQKIREAERALVADAYESKVGELIYGEVKKQTKDGFIIDLGDNAEAYLAREEMIPKEILRPKQRMNAILFNVNREGRGAQLLLSRAKPEMLIALMKKEIPEISEEIIEIKAAARQPGVRAKIAVKTNDHRIDPVGACIGMRGTRIQAVQSELNGERIDVVVWSDDPAQYIASALEPADVSGIVIDEEERTADIIFATSDQLARAIGSQGQNVRLASELTGYKLNMMLEDEYRARQQNEAQQYLDMFVTRLDIEEDLAMALVEMGFTSLEEIAYVPAETFDEIELDADTVELLQSRAKEAALADALKQQEDIQDPSPELLEMEGMTSEIAHALAARGVVTIDDLADQATDDISDIDGLGAEKAGQLIMKARESWFN
- the tpiA gene encoding triose-phosphate isomerase; its protein translation is MSDSTITPWVVGNWKMNPMQANSQQLIQDLKQYLKQTPITEQQCHIGVAPISIALLSVQQSLVDAQSPVKVVAQDLSRMAGTGAFTGEVSAELLKDSQIDYVLIGHSERREIFGDGVEHVKAKVLNALNAGLTVIYCVGESLEQREAGQAEQVVLQQICDLATVVKADQWHNIVVAYEPIWAIGTGKTASPEDAQAMHAQIRQGLAQIAAEGKNIAILYGGSVKPENAVELAACPDINGALVGGASLNAASFFEIARAFAKIKE
- a CDS encoding type II secretion system F family protein encodes the protein MAAKKAQMMPTFAYDGVDRKGVKIKGELPARNMALAKVTLRKQGITIKTIREKKKNILEGLMKKKVSTLDITIFTRQLATMMKAGVPLVQSFEIVAEGLENPSMREVVLGIKGEVEGGNTFAGALRKYPQYFDNLFCSLVESGEQSGALETMLDRVAIYKEKSELLKQKIKKAMKYPIAVICVAIIVTIILMVKVVPVFQDLFSSFGADLPAFTQMVVNMSKWMQSYWFILIIFIAVVITAFLEAKKRSKKFRDFLDKAALKAPIFGDLVYKAIIARYSRTLATTFAAGVPLIEALESTAGATNNVVYEEAVLKIRDDVATGQQLNFAMRVTNKFPSMAIQMVAIGEESGALDAMLDKVATHFENEVDNAVDGLTSMMEPLIMAVLGVLVGGLVIAMYLPIFQMGSVV
- the secG gene encoding preprotein translocase subunit SecG; translated protein: MHTFVLVVHIILAVLMIGLILVQHGKGADAGASFGGGGAATVFGASGSASFLTRLTAILTALFFVTSITLAVFAKKQTSDAYGLKTVQSSSQTTAPAQTNTGETSPTAPK
- the pilB gene encoding type IV-A pilus assembly ATPase PilB, which translates into the protein MSIQNGSPKFSGYIRRLVDEGFLSAQQMKDAIDSAKKNKMSTVAYLVEKLDIKAILIAEMISSEFGEPIFDLDSFNPEMLPKEVADNNLCFKHKVIPLVQRGNILYVATSDPTNVEALDAIRFNCGLNIEPIIVEYDKLEKALEKHFTVEESFSFGEEDFDVDIIATDDQESTDVDNDTPEDEAPIVKYVNKLLVDAIRMGASDLHFEPYEKSYRVRYRVDGVLRSITNPPLQLANRLASRLKVMSKMDISEKRVPQDGRIKLKLSKTKAIDFRVNSLPTLFGEKLVLRILDPSSAMLGIDALGYEEHQKALFMEALEKPQGMLLITGPTGSGKTVSLYTGLNILNTESSNISTAEDPVEINLEGINQVNVNPKVGLSFSAALKSFLRQDPDIIMVGEIRDLETAEIAIKAAQTGHMVMSTLHTNSAPETLTRLRNMGVPSFNIATSVNLVIAQRLARRLCSHCKAPVEIPKQSLLEMGFTEQDLSNPDLQIYQPIGCSECREGYKGRVGVYEVMKVTPEISKIIMEDGNALQIAAASEKLGFNNLRRSGLIKVMNGLTSLQEINRVTSE